A stretch of the Duncaniella dubosii genome encodes the following:
- a CDS encoding class II fructose-bisphosphate aldolase — protein MTSYKELGLVNTKEMFAKAIKGGYAIPAFNFNNMEQLQAIIKAAAEEKSPVILQVSKGARNYANPLLLRYMAQGAVEYAKSLGWEHPQIVLHLDHGDSFELCKDCIEHGFSSVMIDGSHLPYEENVALTKKVCDYAHQYDVTVEGELGVLAGVEDEVSSDHHTYTDPEEVIDFATRTGVDSLAISIGTSHGAYKFKPEQCTRDANGRLVPPPLAFNVLDAVMEKLPGFPIVLHGSSSVPQEYVEEINEYGGKLPDAIGIPEEELRKAAKSAVCKINIDSDSRLAMTAAVRKVLATKLAEFDPRKYLGPARDEMEKLYKHKIVAVLGSNGKAE, from the coding sequence ATGACAAGTTACAAGGAATTAGGTCTCGTAAACACCAAGGAAATGTTTGCCAAGGCCATCAAGGGTGGTTATGCGATTCCCGCTTTCAACTTCAACAACATGGAGCAGCTTCAGGCAATCATCAAGGCTGCTGCCGAGGAAAAATCACCCGTTATCCTTCAGGTTTCCAAAGGTGCACGCAACTATGCAAATCCCCTTCTTCTCCGCTACATGGCTCAGGGAGCTGTAGAATATGCCAAGAGCCTCGGCTGGGAACACCCGCAGATTGTACTTCACCTCGACCACGGTGACAGCTTCGAACTCTGCAAGGACTGCATCGAACACGGCTTCTCGTCAGTGATGATCGACGGCTCTCACCTCCCCTACGAGGAAAACGTTGCCCTCACAAAGAAAGTATGCGACTACGCACATCAGTATGACGTGACTGTCGAAGGTGAGCTTGGTGTACTCGCCGGCGTTGAAGACGAAGTTTCTTCCGACCACCACACCTATACCGACCCCGAAGAAGTTATCGACTTCGCTACCCGTACAGGAGTTGACTCACTCGCAATCTCAATCGGCACATCACACGGTGCTTACAAGTTCAAGCCCGAACAGTGCACCCGCGATGCCAACGGTCGTCTCGTACCGCCCCCATTGGCATTCAACGTACTCGATGCCGTTATGGAAAAACTCCCCGGTTTCCCCATCGTACTCCACGGATCAAGCTCCGTTCCTCAGGAATACGTTGAAGAAATCAACGAATACGGCGGCAAGCTCCCCGACGCAATCGGTATCCCCGAAGAAGAACTCCGCAAGGCAGCCAAGAGCGCAGTCTGCAAGATTAATATCGACTCTGACAGCCGTCTCGCAATGACAGCTGCAGTCCGCAAGGTACTCGCTACCAAGCTTGCCGAATTCGATCCCCGCAAATACCTCGGGCCGGCCCGCGACGAAATGGAAAAACTCTACAAGCACAAAATCGTTGCCGTCCTCGGCTCAAACGGCAAGGCTGAATAA
- a CDS encoding alanine/glycine:cation symporter family protein — protein MVSTFITSLADFLCGYPLFILLIGGGFFLFFYSGMVSLRKLPAAFHELRSKQSRDSGTQISSVQALASVVAATVGMGNIAGVAIALVMGGPGAIFWMWVSALVGMSTKFHEGVLTTRHKHILADGRSTGGTMYIIDRGLGPRWHWLAVTFAIAGMLGTLCIMNANQLTEAMVSAFTTPEWLRGNTLVASLSSTLGWSHESAFRLLIGICIALTVTLVVIGGIRRIARVAQWLVPFMVGLYFILVLYIIVTNISEVPVVFKSIFSEAFNLRAGWGALVGIAIIGARRAALVNDAGVGTATIMHGASANNSPVREGLIAMLGPSIDSGLVCTLTAIALLLCGDIGTVEGVKGLDVAMKAFGNAIPMGEYLLMVIVLCFSLSSMFSYSFYGNRCAAYLFGERKAKFYTWFFIATLVIFAVMPLGVAIGFCDLFYALMAFPTMITILLLRKEVREEVEKFDSSAR, from the coding sequence ATGGTAAGCACATTCATCACATCGTTAGCCGACTTCCTGTGCGGCTATCCACTTTTCATACTTCTAATCGGAGGCGGATTTTTCCTGTTTTTCTACTCGGGAATGGTCTCATTACGTAAACTACCGGCCGCATTCCATGAACTGCGCAGCAAGCAGTCGCGCGACTCAGGTACTCAGATTTCCTCCGTACAGGCCCTCGCGTCAGTGGTCGCCGCCACCGTAGGAATGGGCAATATTGCAGGCGTGGCCATAGCATTAGTAATGGGTGGACCGGGAGCAATATTCTGGATGTGGGTCAGCGCTCTTGTCGGCATGTCGACCAAATTCCATGAAGGAGTGCTTACCACACGCCACAAACATATTCTTGCCGACGGCCGCAGCACAGGTGGCACAATGTATATAATCGACCGAGGGCTCGGCCCCCGATGGCACTGGCTTGCCGTCACATTTGCCATAGCCGGAATGCTCGGCACTCTTTGCATCATGAACGCCAACCAGCTCACAGAGGCAATGGTCAGCGCTTTTACCACCCCTGAATGGCTACGTGGAAACACATTGGTCGCCAGCCTGTCGTCGACCCTCGGATGGAGTCATGAAAGTGCTTTCCGGCTTCTGATAGGAATCTGCATAGCCCTTACGGTGACGCTCGTAGTCATCGGCGGAATCAGACGCATAGCCCGCGTAGCCCAATGGCTAGTACCGTTTATGGTGGGACTCTACTTCATCCTCGTGCTTTATATAATCGTCACAAATATTTCGGAAGTCCCTGTGGTATTCAAGAGCATCTTTAGTGAAGCATTCAATCTGCGGGCTGGCTGGGGTGCACTTGTCGGCATAGCCATCATCGGCGCGAGACGGGCAGCTCTCGTAAACGATGCAGGAGTCGGAACGGCAACCATCATGCACGGTGCGTCAGCCAACAATTCGCCGGTGCGTGAAGGACTCATCGCAATGCTCGGTCCAAGCATTGATTCCGGCCTCGTGTGTACACTTACGGCCATCGCCCTGCTTCTATGTGGCGACATAGGAACTGTCGAAGGGGTAAAGGGACTCGACGTAGCCATGAAAGCGTTCGGCAACGCAATCCCGATGGGCGAATATCTTCTAATGGTCATAGTCCTTTGCTTCTCGTTGTCGTCAATGTTCAGCTACAGTTTCTATGGCAACCGTTGTGCAGCCTATCTTTTTGGCGAGCGCAAAGCAAAATTCTATACGTGGTTCTTCATTGCCACTTTAGTTATCTTTGCAGTCATGCCGCTGGGTGTCGCCATCGGCTTCTGCGATCTGTTCTATGCACTCATGGCTTTCCCGACTATGATTACAATCCTGCTCCTCCGCAAAGAAGTCCGCGAGGAAGTAGAAAAATTTGATTCTTCCGCCAGATAA
- the mscL gene encoding large-conductance mechanosensitive channel protein MscL, which translates to MSIIKEFKEFAMRGNVIDMAVGVVIGAAFGKIISSLVDDIIMPLVGVATGGMNFTDYKWVIQQAVVDGATKEVLKPEVTLNWGTWIQTIVDFLIVAFCIFVAIKAINQLKRKEKDAPEPEAAPEPTKEEALLTEIRDILKEKEAK; encoded by the coding sequence ATGTCTATCATCAAAGAATTTAAAGAATTCGCTATGCGCGGCAATGTCATCGACATGGCTGTCGGCGTTGTCATCGGTGCTGCTTTCGGAAAAATTATCTCGTCGCTTGTCGACGACATAATAATGCCTCTTGTCGGGGTCGCAACAGGCGGCATGAACTTTACTGACTATAAGTGGGTAATCCAGCAAGCCGTGGTTGACGGTGCGACAAAAGAAGTGCTCAAGCCGGAAGTCACATTGAACTGGGGCACATGGATCCAGACGATTGTTGATTTCCTCATCGTGGCATTCTGTATATTTGTGGCAATAAAAGCCATCAATCAGCTGAAACGCAAAGAAAAAGACGCTCCCGAGCCTGAAGCCGCCCCCGAGCCGACTAAGGAAGAAGCCCTCCTCACTGAAATCCGCGACATCCTTAAAGAAAAAGAGGCGAAATAA
- the dgt gene encoding dGTP triphosphohydrolase has protein sequence MSWDRLINDKRFGLEHYHDPKRGSRSDFQRDFDRLVFSSPFRRLQNKTQVFPLPGSIFVHNRLTHSIEVACVGRSLAAEIASELRKKYASEPWVGKLDSIGEIVAAACLAHDLGNPPFGHSGEKAIATYFSEGEGRELESELTPRQWSDLTHFEGNANAFRLLTHSFNGRRPGGFAMTYSTLASIVKYPFDSSLAGSHGKFGFFTSEQADFMKVADELGMLPLKEAEGQLRYARHPLVYIVEAADDICYEIMDIEDAHKLKILSTEEVIPLFLGYFDEARRTHIERIMAGVDDPNEKIAYLRSCIIGTLVNRCAEAFVSHEEEIMHGEFRGSLLDHISQLERQGYRDCEALSWKKIYCSGDVVDIELAGTRIISFLIHELVKAVRNPDLNYSRLLLAKVPQQYEINSPTLYGKIQAVLDHISGMTDVYALGLYRSLNAMSLKINN, from the coding sequence ATGTCATGGGACAGGCTTATTAACGACAAGCGCTTCGGGCTTGAACACTACCACGATCCAAAACGAGGGTCGAGGAGCGACTTCCAGCGTGATTTCGACCGTCTTGTCTTCTCGTCCCCTTTCCGCAGACTCCAGAATAAAACTCAGGTATTCCCACTCCCGGGCAGCATCTTTGTACACAACCGTCTCACCCACAGCATTGAAGTAGCATGTGTCGGTCGGTCGTTGGCTGCTGAGATAGCCTCTGAACTACGAAAGAAATATGCCTCAGAACCGTGGGTCGGCAAACTCGACTCTATCGGAGAAATCGTCGCAGCCGCATGTCTCGCCCACGACCTCGGCAACCCGCCGTTCGGACATTCGGGCGAAAAGGCTATCGCCACCTACTTCAGTGAAGGCGAAGGCCGAGAGCTGGAAAGCGAACTCACCCCACGACAATGGAGCGACCTCACACATTTTGAAGGCAATGCCAACGCATTCCGTCTGCTTACCCACAGCTTTAACGGTCGCCGTCCCGGAGGTTTCGCCATGACATACTCCACCCTCGCCTCCATTGTCAAATATCCTTTTGACTCATCGCTTGCTGGCAGTCACGGCAAATTCGGATTCTTCACATCCGAACAGGCCGACTTCATGAAAGTGGCCGACGAGCTCGGAATGCTCCCTCTGAAAGAAGCAGAGGGACAATTGCGCTACGCGCGCCATCCACTTGTATATATCGTCGAGGCAGCCGACGACATTTGCTATGAAATCATGGACATCGAGGATGCACACAAACTAAAGATACTCTCTACCGAAGAGGTAATTCCCCTATTCCTTGGATATTTCGATGAAGCGCGCCGCACACATATCGAACGTATCATGGCAGGAGTCGACGACCCCAACGAAAAAATAGCCTATCTCCGCTCATGTATAATCGGAACTCTCGTCAACCGATGCGCCGAAGCGTTCGTTTCTCATGAAGAAGAGATAATGCACGGCGAATTCCGCGGCTCACTGCTCGACCATATCTCACAGCTTGAGCGTCAAGGCTACCGGGACTGTGAGGCATTATCGTGGAAAAAAATATATTGTTCCGGCGATGTTGTCGATATCGAACTGGCCGGAACAAGAATCATCTCGTTTCTTATCCACGAACTCGTAAAAGCAGTCCGCAACCCAGACCTAAACTACTCCCGGCTGTTGCTTGCAAAAGTACCGCAGCAATATGAAATCAACTCTCCGACACTCTACGGCAAAATACAGGCCGTGCTCGACCACATTTCAGGCATGACAGATGTCTATGCTCTCGGACTCTACAGAAGCCTGAACGCAATGAGCCTGAAAATCAACAACTAA
- a CDS encoding GLPGLI family protein, translating into MRKLILLLSTFIISSSLYAQTGTLEVGYTYMHPVQTMRSAEPDVTNRYILHTDGHKSKFYSPNTEYIDSIESTPEGFEMFNTLKRELWQKREQDKIPRADGSFYVTKFLSDNELHTYDIANGTKFHVKESLPEPLWTIEDSCRTILGYECTKASADLYGRKWTVWFTPDIPVNDGPWKLRGLPGLILEANCEGGQYSFIAGDIRHSNNPVTNVYGRDKWEDIRRKDFWNLRRSCLDNPSRNIRSQSGTNIIVYQNVTYQNYLPTDIVDYIETDYR; encoded by the coding sequence ATGCGTAAGCTGATTTTACTTCTTTCGACATTTATCATATCATCCAGCCTGTATGCGCAAACCGGAACACTCGAGGTTGGATATACTTACATGCATCCCGTCCAGACAATGAGAAGTGCAGAGCCAGATGTGACAAACAGATATATCCTACATACCGACGGCCATAAATCAAAGTTCTATTCGCCCAACACAGAATATATCGATTCGATTGAATCAACCCCTGAAGGTTTCGAGATGTTCAATACACTTAAAAGAGAATTATGGCAAAAAAGAGAACAGGACAAAATACCGAGAGCTGACGGATCTTTCTACGTAACCAAGTTTTTATCTGACAACGAACTCCATACATACGACATAGCCAACGGTACGAAATTCCATGTAAAGGAATCCTTGCCTGAACCACTATGGACGATAGAAGACTCTTGCCGGACAATCCTCGGATATGAATGCACCAAGGCTTCCGCTGATTTATACGGAAGAAAATGGACTGTATGGTTCACCCCTGACATACCTGTCAACGATGGGCCGTGGAAACTCAGGGGACTTCCGGGATTAATCCTTGAGGCCAACTGTGAGGGTGGACAATACAGTTTCATCGCCGGCGACATCAGGCACTCGAATAATCCTGTGACAAATGTCTACGGGCGCGATAAATGGGAAGATATCAGACGCAAGGATTTCTGGAATTTACGCAGATCATGTCTTGACAACCCCTCGCGTAACATCAGGTCACAATCAGGGACGAACATAATTGTCTATCAAAACGTAACCTATCAAAATTACCTGCCCACAGATATTGTCGATTATATCGAAACCGACTATCGGTGA
- a CDS encoding TPM domain-containing protein, with the protein MKYLNSRLTLLLVLFFTTVIPLAAITVDEVPNVHVADRTQYVSNPSGILSSAAVSNLNAQIGALWANTSAELVVVAVDQVDPSMTPEEFATKLFEKWKIGKKDKDNGVLVLLSRDDHAAIIRTGYGVEGTLPDIVAGRIIRNTMFPLYREGKFDEGTVAGVSTIIKALSDPAVADELKSKYANDSRRGTDDDISGSELFNLYFGFATVIGAGLLLLVIYSIYSTKKLDDVQRYRTLDQYKTLTLFGSFLTLGIGLPAYLILITKMKRVRRHKRNCTHCGTRMELIDEEHDNDYLTPAQDTEERINSIDYDVWHCPKCHQTEVLPYINRTTNYTQCERCGARAMSLVDRRTLRQPTVNTEGEGVDIYICKNCGNQHNKRFRIPKKPDPAAAVAAGAILGSALGGRSGGGGGFSGGSFGGGMTGGGGAGGRW; encoded by the coding sequence ATGAAATATCTCAATTCACGTCTGACACTTCTGCTTGTCCTCTTCTTCACGACAGTGATTCCCCTTGCAGCGATAACAGTCGATGAAGTACCCAACGTTCATGTGGCTGACCGCACACAATATGTCTCAAATCCATCAGGCATACTTTCGAGTGCAGCCGTAAGCAACCTGAACGCCCAAATCGGCGCTCTATGGGCCAATACCTCGGCTGAACTCGTGGTGGTAGCCGTCGATCAGGTCGACCCGTCAATGACACCCGAAGAATTCGCGACAAAACTGTTCGAGAAATGGAAAATCGGTAAAAAGGACAAGGACAACGGAGTCCTCGTCCTGCTGTCGCGTGACGACCATGCAGCCATCATACGCACCGGCTACGGGGTCGAAGGCACACTCCCCGACATCGTTGCCGGACGAATAATCCGCAACACAATGTTCCCCCTATACCGCGAGGGAAAGTTCGACGAGGGAACTGTCGCAGGAGTAAGCACTATCATCAAAGCACTGAGCGACCCGGCAGTCGCCGACGAACTAAAATCAAAATATGCCAATGACTCGCGCCGAGGCACTGACGATGATATTTCAGGTTCGGAACTCTTCAATCTCTACTTTGGATTCGCCACTGTAATCGGAGCAGGTCTCTTGCTGCTCGTAATCTATTCAATATATTCGACAAAAAAACTCGACGATGTGCAGCGCTACCGCACTCTCGACCAATATAAGACACTAACCCTGTTCGGTTCATTCCTCACGCTTGGAATCGGCCTACCGGCCTATCTGATATTAATAACAAAAATGAAACGTGTCAGACGTCATAAACGCAATTGCACCCATTGCGGGACACGAATGGAACTCATTGATGAAGAACACGACAACGACTACCTGACACCAGCGCAGGATACGGAAGAACGCATCAACTCAATTGACTACGACGTGTGGCATTGTCCGAAATGCCACCAGACCGAAGTGCTCCCCTACATAAACCGTACAACAAACTATACTCAATGCGAGCGTTGCGGAGCGCGCGCCATGTCGCTCGTCGACCGCCGGACACTACGCCAGCCGACCGTCAACACCGAAGGTGAAGGCGTTGACATATATATCTGTAAAAATTGCGGAAACCAGCACAACAAACGTTTCCGCATCCCCAAGAAACCAGATCCGGCGGCAGCAGTCGCCGCTGGTGCAATCCTCGGAAGCGCACTGGGCGGACGCAGCGGCGGTGGCGGCGGATTCTCAGGAGGCTCATTCGGAGGCGGTATGACAGGAGGCGGCGGAGCCGGAGGACGATGGTAA